The genomic DNA ATCAGCCTGAATTTAGACATACGTTAAAATCCGGAGCTCTTGGTGCATGCTATACAGCTTCCTACCTCTTGAGTACACTATCCTATATTTTTCTCCAAAGCCAACCTGAAGTTTATTAAAATATACCCCCTGAGATGATCAGTTTTCCTGTCGGATGGGACTGTTTGTCGAATAAAAGAGGCAGCTGAACCGATTTTCACTGTAGAGCAGTCGGCAGGTCCTTCTTCTGTGTAAATAGCAAGGCAGATAAGGTGTTCTCAGGAATTGTGGGAGGCCCGTAGGTACAGAAACGGAGAAGGGGACAGGCAAATGCTGTCCCCTTCTTAGTTAAAACCCATCCAATCAGGTTTTCGAGCTGTCAGTCTTCTCCTTCATCTCCCGCCATCATGTCCACCGGATGCATGCCTCGATGACCGGTGTATCCCATGAATCCGAATCCCAGACCCAAGAGAGACATAAGGCTGAACAGTACGATGAATGTTGTCATGACCAATCCCTCCTTTCATACTGCGTCCTGCTTTAATTAAATTATAGCACTTCTGCAGGAAATGGGGAGAGTGAATCATGCCAAACTCACCTTGACACCCCTTGCTTTTCTCACTATCGTGATGCCCTTAGAAAAAACCCATAAGGGAGGAACCAGAATGAGGAAATTTGTCGTGACGGGGACCGTGATTGCGCTGCTTGCAGGAGGTACTGCCTACGCCGAGTTTGAGGGATTGAAGGCGCTTGGAAAGGAAGCGGGCAAATCGGTGGTTTCGGGGGCCAAGGAAAATGTGCTGAACCAGGTTACCAAAAAACTGAAAAAAGTGCAGAACGAAAAAGGGCCGATCAAGTTCAAGACCGGAAAGGCCGAAGTGGACCCGGCCTGTGATAAAACCATGACGTCCATCGCTGCGATAATGGCAGATTATCCTGGTTTCCATGTACAGGTGGACGGCCACACCGACAATGTCGGGAGGCCGGAGGCAAACCTCAAGCTGTCCCAGGAACGTGCCGAGGCGGTGGTATCATACCTTGTGGAGAAAAAAGGTGTAGAGGCAAAGCGGCTTTCGGCAAAAGGATTCGGAGACACCCAACCCATTGCCGATAACAAGACGAAAAAGGGGCAGGCAAAAAACCGCAGGGTCGATTTTACCGTAACCAAGCTGTAGCCCACCACCATCCAAACTTCCATCCGAAAAAGACGGGCCGGGTTACTCCTGGTCCGTTTTTTTTTGGTGGCCGTGCGGGGATTTAACACTAAGACTCTGACCACTAATCTCTCTAACGCACGCTATCTTGCACATATCTCCGATATTTTTACTTGTAACTACAGTAGATTCAAAAATCACCGATGGAATCCGTATCCAGTATTCACTGCCTTGAGAAGAAGGTATATGAACTGCGGGGAGTTTAAGAGGTGCGGGCGCGAAAAGGGTGGAAAGAGGGTACCTAAGGGAGCAGGCACAGTGACCGATTTAATCGCTCAGGCGAAAAACATCATAGCCAAAATGGGACCCCGTGAAATTTTCACCCTCTTCGGGCTCCTTTTCATGCTACTACTCTTTATCGGTTCCCGTTCCTCAGGATGGCACAAACTTGCAAAACAATACCCCAATCGGACCGGGTCCCACGCTGAGTGGATATCTATGCCCGATTTCTTCGACCGCCCAGGGAAGGGTGGAATGGTTGTCGATTTCAGCAACTGTGAGACTAACGCCATAAACCTCGGAGTGGATTATGAAGGAATGTACCTTTCCATGTCCATTCCGTTCCGCTTCTTTCACCCGCCGATATTCGTTCCCTGGAGCGATATCAGAGGCGTTGCCCAAGGAGCCCCGTG from Geobacter sp. DSM 9736 includes the following:
- a CDS encoding OmpA family protein; protein product: MRKFVVTGTVIALLAGGTAYAEFEGLKALGKEAGKSVVSGAKENVLNQVTKKLKKVQNEKGPIKFKTGKAEVDPACDKTMTSIAAIMADYPGFHVQVDGHTDNVGRPEANLKLSQERAEAVVSYLVEKKGVEAKRLSAKGFGDTQPIADNKTKKGQAKNRRVDFTVTKL